From Nematostella vectensis chromosome 14, jaNemVect1.1, whole genome shotgun sequence, a single genomic window includes:
- the LOC5512861 gene encoding uncharacterized protein LOC5512861, with the protein MNIYLLHVQEHMYVDYKKDLMRGKITMRSSSLGSASAVFLACGILLLLSHAQADQCTGNNLSISMKSRLECGIFQTVLTNRTGCIRTCLTTLKCFSLNFYQSLTNGSEICELVDDVQKNKVPGCMKKHHGDHTEIEDYKPCHPLRKCKIFTRKALDGNWYQLGSKKFKAFSKQKTWEKARAACVGIGASLASVTNEIESQLIGQVLLSLIKDDRKIDVKETFSPMAYWKLDGTDPLSSGLRLVGDVKYVQDEDTKTTVLHFPGTPGDYATTPRYDFSSISVTIAMWVKVLEMEYMYFYSYWKPYTFRFVMSRQGTLEFTLFGNQDNGVTSGGSLIQNKWHFIAGVWNKDTLNASIFIDGVKVKQQNMAGKSVQSSADVTEYFIGWKKDSETPIYARLAHLMLFDKALSTEKLKLVEEATVGKKAGKEVWLGLNDKTTEGNFFWQDSEPASYQNFAPGHPNSPGDDTDCVVARDSDEGKWADTKCDAKRPYICMKPA; encoded by the exons ATGAATATCTACCTTCTTCATGTTCAAGAACATATGTACGTTGATTACAAAAAAGATCTAATGCGGGGAAAG ATAACGATGAGAAGTTCTTCACTTGGAAGCGCGTCTGCTGTGTTTTTGGCTTGCGGCATCCTCCTACTACTCAGCCATGCGCAAGCCGATCAGTGCACTGGAAACAATCTAAGCATCTCCATGAAAAGTCGGCTGGAGTGCGGGATATTCCAGACAGTGCTGACCAACCGAACCGGATGCATACGGACATGTCTGACAACCCTGAAATGTTTCTCGCTGAATTTCTACCAAAGTTTGACAAACGGCTCAGAGATCTGCGAGTTGGTGGATGATGTGCAGAAAAATAAAGTACCCGGATGTATGAAAAAGCACCACGGAGACCACACTGAAATCGAG GATTACAAGCCGTGTCATCCATTAAGAAAGTGCAAGATATTTACACGCAAAG CTCTCGACGGCAATTGGTACCAGCTCGGGTCCAAGAAGTTCAAGGCATTCTCCAAGCAAAAGACCTGGGAGAAAGCTCGGGCAGCCTGTGTTGGTATAGGCGCCAGCCTCGCTTCGGTGACTAATGAGATTGAAAGTCAGCTGATTGGTCAAGTGTTGTTGTCTCTCATCAAGGACGACCGCAAAATAG ATGTGAAGGAGACGTTTTCCCCAATGGCTTACTGGAAGCTAGATGGAACAGACCCCCTATCGTCTGGCTTGAG ACTTGTTGGCGATGTTAAGTACGTCCAAGACGAGGACACCAAAACCACCGTTCTTCACTTCCCCGGCACTCCAGGCGACTACGCCACCACGCCTCGCTACGACTTCAGCTCCATCAGCGTGACCATCGCCATGTGGGTCAAAGTGCTCGAGATGGAATACATGTACTTCTACTCGTACTGGAAGCCTTACACTTTCCGCTTTGTAATGTCACGCCAAGGAACATTAGAGTTCACTCTATTCGGAAATCAAGATAATGGCGTCACTAGTGGAGG aTCTCTTATTCAAAACAAGTGGCACTTCATAGCCGGAGTCTGGAACAAGGATACGTTAAACGCCAGTATTTTCATAGATGGCGTCAAAGTCAAGCAGCAGAACATGGCGGGTAAAAGCGTGCAATCCAGtgctgatgttacggaataCTTCATCGGCTGGAAAAAAGACAGTGAAACGCCTATATATGCACGACTTGCGCATTTGATGCTGTTCGACAAAGCGCTTTCAACAGAGAAATTGAAGCTGGTCGAAG AAGCTACCGTCGGTAAGAAAGCTGGCAAAGAAGTTTGGCTTGGTCTTAATGACAAGACAACCGAAGGAAACTTCTTCTGGCAAGATTCTGAGCCTGCAAGCTACCAAAACTTTGCCCCAGGCCACCCTAACAGCCCGGGAGACGACACGGACTGCGTAGTTGCGAGGGACTCGGACGAGGGAAAATGGGCAGACACAAAGTGTGACGCCAAGCGGCCATACATCTGCATGAAACCAGCCTGA
- the LOC5512858 gene encoding tripartite motif-containing protein 45 isoform X3: MAKPGSKQLEDEVTCAICIEHFTDPRLLPCLHTFCRHCLEDLAEHSGKGKLVCPLCKVEYEIAVADIPSLKVNFPINNLISILSFLTSEDSDKKPVCEMCESGETSQGRCNDCAQFVCELCITGHKRMRPLQHHTIVSLEEVKSRRPLAMNVIYYCDKHKGKKLKLFCESCEEVICKDCTVVDHKNHDYLFTSDVIAREKEEILGRAKKVSPKVTDIEQAIALVEKAQEALEENKHATRRDLDAFIDKQISALEKMRADLKSEIDSACQKQEKQLTAERENLSVRLASARSSLDFAERLCTESCDVGLLSIRKEVLSQLSILAEKPVDLPFMEGGVRLVVDEEYWGSLSKNISIYKSMPSGFEKSAILGTKGKEYIRDLLVFLSPVQRSANSQWELCYSAKRDGWNSKTFHEKCDGKAPNVVIVSVDGRYVFGGYTDVAWTMTDRGYQSSSASFLYSLFSRSRPIVWWWS, encoded by the exons ATGGCAAAACCAGGAAGCAAGCAACTGGAGGATGAAGTGACGTGTGCAATCTGCATAGAACACTTTACTGACCCCAGATTATTACCTTGCTTACACACTTTCTGTAGGCACTGCCTGGAAGACCTGGCAGAACACTCAGGGAAAGGCAAGCTTGTGTGTCCCCTGTGCAAGGTTGAATATGAG ATTGCAGTGGCAGACATCCCAAGTTTGAAGGTGAATTTCCCTATCAACAATCTCATCTCTATCCTCTCCTTTTTGACATCTGAAGACTCGGACAAGAAACCAGTTTGTGAAATGTGTGAAAGTGGCGAGACATCTCAAGGAAGGTGCAATGATTGTGCTCAGTTTGTCTGTGAACTATGTATCACAGGTCATAAGAGAATGAGACCACTGCAGCATCACACCATCGTCAGTCTTGAGGAGGTAAAAAGCAGACGGCCACTTGCCATGAATGTGATCTACTACTGCGATAAACACAAGGGTAAAAAGTTGAAACTGTTTTGTGAATCTTGCGAAGAAGTGATTTGCAAGGATTGTACTGTTGTTGATCATAAAAACCATGATTACCTTTTCACAAGTGATGTAATTGCTCGAGAGAAAGAAGAAATTCTGGGAAGAGCCAAAAAAGTTTCACCAAAAGTCACCGACATTGAACAGGCGATTGCATTGGTAGAGAAAGCCCAAGAGGCActtgaagaaaataaacacGCGACCAGGAGGGATCTGGATGCCTTCATTGATAAGCAGATATCTGCTCTTGAGAAGATGCGAGCAGATCTTAAAAGTGAGATTGATTCAGCTTGTCAGAAGCAAGAGAAACAGCTGACTGCTGAGAGGGAGAATCTATCCGTGAGACTTGCAAGTGCCCGTAGCAGTTTGGACTTTGCAGAGCGGCTTTGCACTGAGTCATGTGATGTCGGCTTGTTGTCCATAAGGAAGGAGGTGCTATCCCAGCTATCCATTCTAGCAGAGAAACCCGTGGACCTGCCTTTTATGGAGGGTGGTGTTCGTTTAGTTGTGGATGAGGAGTATTGGGGTTCTTTGTCAAAGAATATCTCAATATATAAGTCAA TGCCATCAGGTTTTGAGAAATCCGCCATCCTTGGCACCAAGGGTAAAGAGTACATCCGCGATCTCTTGGTGTTCCTGTCGCCCGTGCAGCGGAGTGCAAATAGCCAGTGGGAATTGTGTTATTCTGCCAAAAGAGATGGCTGGAATTCTAAGACATTCCATGAAAAGTGTGATGGCAAGGCGCCCAATGTTGTGATTGTTAGCGTGGATGGGCGCTACGTGTTTGGGGGCTACACTGACGTAGCATGGACAA